A section of the Candidatus Zixiibacteriota bacterium genome encodes:
- a CDS encoding glutamate racemase: MNSFDKSSSNKPIGVFDSGVGGLTVVKQLFSQLPDEQVVYFGDTGRFPYGIRSAEIIKKFSRQNVNFLLEQQVKFIVVACNTASAQALDYIRNIYNIPMIGVIEPGAKAASEYTTSGRIGVIGTEGTIESLSYTKALLKINPKLKVFGLACPLFVALAENGYIDKKAAYLIAEDYLKFMKKKNIDTLVLGCTHYPPLKKVISKVMGRQVRLVDSADETARSVNEMLGDLNLYNTLKRVKAHRYYVSDTPDKLKRMSKYFVGKQINKAMKIDINMY, translated from the coding sequence ATGAACAGTTTCGATAAATCAAGCTCCAATAAACCTATCGGCGTTTTCGACTCGGGAGTGGGCGGCCTAACTGTTGTAAAACAGCTATTCAGTCAACTGCCCGATGAACAAGTGGTTTATTTCGGCGATACCGGACGTTTCCCTTATGGCATCCGCTCGGCTGAGATAATTAAGAAATTCTCGCGGCAGAATGTTAATTTTCTTCTGGAACAGCAGGTTAAGTTTATTGTTGTTGCTTGCAATACCGCTTCCGCCCAGGCGCTGGACTATATCCGAAATATTTATAATATCCCTATGATTGGGGTGATTGAACCGGGCGCCAAAGCGGCATCCGAATATACTACAAGCGGCAGAATTGGAGTCATTGGCACTGAGGGCACTATCGAATCATTATCATACACAAAAGCCCTTCTTAAAATAAACCCCAAGCTTAAAGTGTTCGGTTTAGCTTGCCCGTTGTTTGTAGCCTTAGCCGAGAATGGCTATATTGATAAGAAAGCCGCTTACTTGATAGCAGAGGACTATCTTAAATTTATGAAAAAGAAAAATATCGATACATTAGTGCTGGGCTGTACTCATTATCCGCCTTTGAAGAAAGTTATCAGCAAAGTTATGGGGCGTCAGGTGAGGTTGGTCGATTCTGCCGATGAGACAGCGCGGTCGGTTAATGAGATGCTGGGAGATTTGAATTTGTATAATACCTTGAAAAGGGTAAAAGCACATAGATATTATGTTTCGGATACACCGGATAAACTAAAGCGGATGAGCAAATATTTTGTCGGCAAGCAGATTAATAAGGCAATGAAGATTGATATTAATATGTATTGA